The region ATGCGCATGTCGTTGGTGACGTTGACGAAGACCGTTGGCTTGACGAAATAGCCATGGTCCATTCCTTCCGGATGCCCTTCGCCGCCGGTCAGCAATTCGGCGCCCTCTTCGATGCCGAGACGGATGTAGCTTTGCACGCGCTCGTATTGCTTTTGCGTGACCAGCGGACCGAGCATCGTGTCTTCGTCGCCGGGATGGCCGACCTTTATCGCCGCCACGGCCTTCCTGACCAGCATCTTCACCTCTTCCAGGCGCCGTTCCGGCACGATCAGGCGCGTCGCCGCCAGACAGGCCTGTCCGTTGTTGAAGTACGCAGCGGTCAGCGCCTGCGGAATCGCCGTCTCCAGATCGGCATCGTCGAGCAGGATGTTGGGCGACTTGCCGCCCAGTTCCAGCGTGACGCGCTTCATGGTATCGACCGCGCCGCGCGCGATCTGCTTGCCGACCGCGGTGGAACCGGTGAAGGAAATCTTGGCGATGTCGGGATGGTGCGTGATTTCGGCGCCGACGGTGTCGCCCCGGCCGGTGACGATATTGAACACGCCCGGCGGCAGGCCCGCTTCATGCAGGCATTGCGTCAGCAGGCGCGTCTGCATGGCGCTCAATTCGCTGGGCTTGATGACGGTGGTGCTGCCCGCCACCAGCGCGGTCGCCAGCTTGCTGCAGATGAAGCCGTAGTTGGCGTTCCATGGCGTGATCAGGCCGACCACGCCGAGCGGCTCCATGGTCACGCGGGCGGTACCGGCCTGGCGCACGAAGTCGAAAGTCTCCAGCAATTCGATCGCCAGCAGGAAGCTGTTGGCCGAACGCGCCACCGTGGCGCTGCACATGCGGCGCGTGCCGCCGTACTCGCGGATCATGACGTCGACCAGTTCCGGTGCGCGGCGCTGGACGGCGTCGTGCATGGCCTGCAGATAGGCGGCGCGCTCCTGCCTGCTGCTGCGCGACCAGGTCTTGTAGGCGGCCTTGGCGGCAGCGATGGCCTGGCGCGCGTCTTCTTCGTCGGCCAGGCGCGCAGCGCCGATGACGGTCTTGTCGGACGGATTGATCAGTTCCATCACCTCGGTTCCGTGCGGCTGGACAAAGCGGCCGTTGATGTAGATCTCGTTGATATGTTGCATGTCGACTCCTGTGAATGACGTGAGGCCATGGTAAGAGCCACGCCATCCGCAACGGTAGACCAATGCTGCCGCACGATTGCCTGATCCTGCAAAGCACAGGATTTTTGGTGCGACCATTTGCAATACGGCAAGTCTGCGCCCCCGCCAAGAGGGCGGTCCAAAAACGCCCGGTGCACCGCACCATTTACGGGCAGGCTGCACCGCGACACATCACAACATGACATATATGGTTGCAACGTATCCCCGTCCCGGCTCCCCGCAGACGCCCGCGAATCACCCCGCGATCCTTGTCCAGCCGGCGATTCAGACCTTCTGGCACAGGCTTTGCATATGTCCTCGCATGGATCAACGACGATCCACCGGTTTTCACTATTTTTAATGCCGATCTAAAGACGGATCTGCAGGACAACGGCGTCCGCTTAGCTTGGCATTCATGCCTTGTTGAGCGGGCGCCTTTTTGTTTTTAACGGGATAAAAATGGCCGCAACTCCTGACACTCAAAACAGCACCAGCAAGGCGAGCAAGATTCAGCTCTTTTCCCTCAGTTCGCCGCAGATGCGCGCCTTCCACCTGACCTGGATGGCCTTCTTCGTCTGCTTCTTCGCCTGGTTCGCCTGCGCGCCGCTGATGCCGGTCATCAAGGGCCAGCTCGGCCTGACCGTGCAGCAGATCGCCAACATCAACATCGCCGCCGTCGCCGTCACCATCCTGGTGCGCCTGGTGATCGGCCCGCTCTGCGACCGCTACGGTCCGCGCAAGGCCTACACCGGCCTGCTGCTGATCGGTGCGCTGCCGGTGATCGGTGTCGGCTTCGCGCAGACCTATGAAACTTTCCTGTTCTTCCGCCTGTGCATCGGCGCGGTCGGCGCCAGTTTCGTAATCACCCAATACCATACCTCGGTGATGTTCGCGCCCAACGTGGTGGGTACCGCCAATGCGGCGACCGCCGGCTGGGGCAATGCCGGGGGCGGTGTGGCGCAAGGCCTGATGCCGCTGCTGCTGGCCGCGATGCTGATGCTGGGCGTGGGCGACAACCTTGGCTGGCGCGTCGCGCTGCTGGTGCCGGGCCTTATGATGCTGGCGATGGCGGCAGTCTACTGGCACTTCACGCAGGATTGCCCGCAAGGCAACTTCGACGAACTGCGCGCCGCCGGCATCGTCATCGAAAGCGGCAAAAAAGGCGGCTGGGCGAGTTTTCGCGCCGCCAGCGCCAACTACCGCGTGTGGATGCTGTTCATCACCTACGGCGCCTGCTTCGGCGTGGAAATCTTCATCCACAACATCGCCGCCATCTATTACGTCGATCACTTCGGCCTGTCGTTGAAGAGCGCCGGCATCGCCGCCGCCAGCTTCGGTTTGCTGGCGCTGTTTGCACGCGCGCTGGGCGGCATCATCTCGGACAAGGTTGCCCGGGTCGGCGGTAGCGGCGGCCTCAACCGCCGCGCCACGCTGTTGTTCGTCATGATGCTCGGCGAAGGCCTCGGCCTGCTGTGGTTTGCCCATGCCGGCAGCGTCACGCTGGCAGTGATCGCGATGCTGTGCTTCGGCCTGTTCACCCACATGGCATGCGGCGCGACCTATGCGCTGGTGCCGTTCATCGATCGCAAGGCGCTGGGCGGCGTGGCCGGCATCATCGGCGCGGGCGGCAACGTCGGTGCGGTGCTGGCCGGCTTCCTGATGAAGGGACTGGGCGACACCCAGCAGACCCTGAGCATGCTCGGCGTGCTCGTGACGATCTCGGCGCTGTGCGCGGTCGCCGTGCGCTTCACCGCCAGCGACAAGAACGACGAGCCGGCACTGGCCGTCGGCGCCAACAATATTCCCGCCTGAGGAGAACCTGATCATGAACATCATCGTCATTGGCCACGGCATGGTCGGTCACAAATTCCTGGAGTCGCTGGCTGAAAGCGGCGCCGCCAACCTCAAAGTCACCGTACTGTGCGAAGAGCCGCGTCCGGCCTACGACCGCGTGCACCTGTCCGAATTCTTCGCCGGCAAATCCGCCGACGACTTGTCACTGGTTGCACCGGGCTTCTTCGACGCCGGCAAGAGCACCGTCGACTTCGACCTGAAGCTCAACGCCAAGGCGCAGAACATCGACATCACCGGCAAGACCGTCACGGTCAACATCAACGGCGCCGTGGAAACACTCGCCTATGACAAGCTGGTCATGGCCACGGGATCCTATCCTTTTGTCCCCACCGTCGCGGGCAACCAGCGCAAGGATTGTTTCGTCTACCGCACCATCGAAGACCTCGAAGCCATGCTTGAGTGCGGCAAGCGTTCCAAGACCGGCGTGGTGATCGGCGGCGGCCTGCTCGGCCTGGAATGCGCCAAAGCGCTGCGCGACATGAACCTGGAAACGCATGTGGTCGAATTCGCCCCGCGCCTCATGGCGGTGCAGGTCGACGAGAGCGGCGGCCGCATCCTGCGCCAGAAGATCCAGGATCTCGGCGTCACCGCCCACACGCAAAAGAACACGCTGGAAATCGTCGACGGCAAGACCGGCACGCATCGCATGAACTTCGAGGACGGCACCCACCTCGACACCGACATGATCGTATTCTCGGCCGGCATCCGTCCGCGCGACGAACTGGCGCGCGAGTCAGGCCTGAAGGTCGGCGACCGCGGCGGTATCGTGATCGACAACAGCTGCATCACCTCCGATCCCGACGTCTACGCCATCGGCGAATGCGCACTGTGGAACGGCAAGATCTTCGGCCTGGTGGCGCCCGGCTACGACATGGCGCGCACCGCTGCCAAGCACATGCTGGCACACCTGAATGACGCCGCCGAAGTGCAGCAATTCAACGGCGCCGACATGAGCACCAAGCTCAAACTGATGGGCGTGGACGTCGCCAGCATCGGCGACCCGCACGGCAAGGAAGCCGGCGCGCGCTCCTATCAGTTCACCGACGAACGCAAGCAGATCTACAAGAAGATCGTGGTCTCCGAATCGGGCAAGCACCTGCTCGGCGCGGTGATGGTCGGCGACGCCGCCGAATACGGCACGCTGCTGCAGATGATGCTCAACCGCATCGAACTGCCGGAATCGCCCGAGTTCCTGATCCTGCCGCAAGCCGACGGCAAGGCCAAGGTCGGCCTCGGCGTCGACGCCCTGCCCGACAGCGCACAGATCTGTTCATGCAACAACGTTTCCAAGGGACAGCTATGCGCAGCGGTGGCCTCGGGCGTGACCACCATCGGCGAACTCAAGAGCTGCACCAAGGCCGGCACCGCCTGCGGCGGCTGCGTGCCGCTGGTGACGCAGGTGATGAAGGCCGAGATGAAAAAACAAGGCCTGGCCGTCAACAACCACGTCTGCGAACACTTCCCTTACTCGCGCCAGGAGCTGCATCACCTGGTGCGCGTGAACAAGATCAAGAGCTTCGGCGACTTGCTGGCGCAGCATGGCAAGGGCCTCGGCTGCGACGTCTGCAAGCCGGTCGCGGCGAACATTCTGGCTTCCTGCTGGAATGATTTCGTGCTCAAGAAGGAACACGCCAGCCTGCAGGATTCTAACGACTACTTCCTCGGCAACATCCAGAAGGATGGCACGTACTCGGTGGTGCCACGGATGGCCGGCGGCGAAGTCACGCCGGACGGCCTGATCGCGGTCGGACAGGTCGCCAAGAAATACGGCCTCTACACCAAGATCACGGGCGGCCAGCGCGTCGACCTGTTCGGCGCCCGCGTCGAGCAATTGCCTGATATCTGGGAAGAACTGATCGCCGCCGGCTTTGAAACCGGCCACGCCTACGGCAAGTCGCTGCGCACGGTGAAATCCTGCGTCGGTTCGACCTGGTGCCGCTACGGCGTGGACGACAGCGTCGGCCTGGCAATCGAACTGGAAAACCGCTACAAGGGCCTGCGTTCGCCGCACAAGATCAAGTTCGGCGTGTCCGGCTGCACCCGCGAATGCGCCGAAGCGCAAGGCAAGGACGTCGGCATCATCGCCACTGAGAAAGGCTGGAACCTGTACGTCTGCGGCAACGGCGGCATGAAGCCGCGCCACGCCGAACTGATCGCCTCCGATCTCGACAAGGCGACCATGATCCGCTACATCGACCGCTTCCTGATGTTCTACGTGCGCACCGCCGACCGCCTGCAACGCACCAGCACCTGGCGCGACAACCTCGAAGGCGGTCTCGATTACCTGAAGAGCGTGGTCATCGACGACAAGCTGGCGATCGCCGCCGAACTGGAAGCCGACATGCAGCACGTGGTCGACACTTACGAATGCGAATGGAAGAAGGCCGTCACCGATCCGGAGACACGCAAGCGCTTCCGCCACTTCGTCAACAGCAAGGAAGCCGACCAGAACGTCAAGTTCGTCGACGAGCGCGGCCAGATTCGCCCGGCCACGGTTGCCGAGCGCAAGCTGATCGATATCCCTGTGGTGGCGGAAGCAATCTGACCTTGATGGAGAACATGAGCATGCACAGCGACCGACAACTCAATCATTGCGAACACTGGACCGAAGTCTGCGACATCGCCGACATCGTGCCCAACACCGGCGTCTGCGCGCTGATCGGCAGCGAACAGGTGGCGGTGTTCCATGTCATCGATGGCGCCCACAACGAGACGCGGGTGTTCGCCATCGGCAACTACGACCCGAATGCGGAAGCCTCGGTGCTGTCGCGCGGCCTGGTCGGCAGCATCGGCGAACGCATCGTGGTCGCTTCGCCGATCTACAAGCAGCACTTCGATCTGCAGACAGGCGAGTGCATTGAAGCACCCGAACATTCGGTCAGCGCCTACCCTGCGCGCGTCGAACACGGCAAGGTCTGGGTGGGCGCATGACGGTCGTTCCGGCACCTGCCGAGCTTCCAATCGCTTCTGCAAAGAAGCCGTCGCTGGTCGTGATCGGCAACGGCATGGCCGGCATGCGCACGGTCGAAGAACTGTTGAAGCTGGCGCCGGACCTCTACGACATCACCGTCTTCGGCGCCGAGCCGCACGGCAATTACAACCGCATCCTGCTGTCGCCGGTGCTGGCGGGCGACAAGAGCATCGACGACATCATGCTCAACACGCGCGACTGGTACGTGCAGAACAACATCACGCTGCATGCCGGCGATCCGGTCGAGCGGATCGATCGCCGCCGCCGCATCGTGCGCTCGCAAGCCGGCATCGAGATCGAATACGACCGCCTGCTGCTGGCGACCGGCTCCAAGCCGTTCATCATCCCGGTACCGGGCCATGAACTGCCGGGCGTGATCGCCTTCCGCGACATTCAGGACGTCCAGACGATGCTCGACGCGGCGCGCAACCATCGCCATGCGGTAGTGATCGGCGGCGGCCTGCTCGGCCTGGAGGCGGCCAACGGCCTGCTCCGCCAAGGCATGGATGTGACCGTGGTGCATGTCACCGACAGCCTCATGAACCAGCAACTCGACAAGCCTGCCGCTGCTCTGCTCAAAAAGGCGCTGGAGATGAAGGGCCTGCGCTTCCTGCTCAATGCGCAGACCGACGCAATCGTCGGACCAGATCGCGTCACGGCAGTGCGTTTCAAGGATGGCTCGGAGATTCCGGCGGACCTGGTCGTGATGACTGCCGGCGTGCGCCCCAACATCAGCCTGGCCAAGGATGCCGGCTTGCATTGCGATCGCGCCATCGTGGTCGACGATACGCTGCAGACTTACGACCCGCGCATCTACGCCGTCGGCGAATGCGTGCAGCACCGCAAGGCCACCTTTGGCCTGGTGGCGCCGATCTGGGACCAGGCGCGCGTGTGCGGCGCCCATCTGGCCGGCGCCGGACATCGCCGCTACGTGCAGCAAGCGACCGCCACCAAGCTCAAGGTCACCGGTGTCGATCTGTATTCGGCGGGCGACTTCATCGGCGCCGAAGACACCGAAGACCTGGTGCTGCGCGATCCGCGCCGCGGCATTTACAAGCGGCTGGTGCTGCAAGGCAGCCGGCTGATCGGTGCGGTACTGTACGGTGACGTCAAGGATGGCCCGTGGTACTTCGACCTGATCCAGAAAGGCGGCGACATTTCCGCCATCCGTCATCAACTGCTGTTCGGTCAGGCCATCTCCGGCCAGACTCAGAGTGATACTCAACGTCAGACGAAAACCATCCAGGCAGCCTGACCAGGAAACTATCGTGAACCTCTCTCAAGCTCCGCTTTCGACCGTCGGCACCAAGACTACCTGCCCCTATTGCGGCGTCGGCTGCGGCGTGCGCGCCGCCATGCAGGCCGACGGTGTCATCGCCGTCACGGGCGACGAACTGCATCCGGCCAACAAGGGCCGCCTGTGCGTCAAGGGTTCGGCGCTGGGGGAAACGGTCGACCTGGACGGCCGCCTGCTGCATCCGAAAGTGCGCGACGCCGACGGCGCATTGCAGCGCGTAAGCTGGGACGCTGCGCTCGACAAGGTCGCCGGCGGTTTGCG is a window of Herbaspirillum hiltneri N3 DNA encoding:
- a CDS encoding aldehyde dehydrogenase family protein; the encoded protein is MQHINEIYINGRFVQPHGTEVMELINPSDKTVIGAARLADEEDARQAIAAAKAAYKTWSRSSRQERAAYLQAMHDAVQRRAPELVDVMIREYGGTRRMCSATVARSANSFLLAIELLETFDFVRQAGTARVTMEPLGVVGLITPWNANYGFICSKLATALVAGSTTVIKPSELSAMQTRLLTQCLHEAGLPPGVFNIVTGRGDTVGAEITHHPDIAKISFTGSTAVGKQIARGAVDTMKRVTLELGGKSPNILLDDADLETAIPQALTAAYFNNGQACLAATRLIVPERRLEEVKMLVRKAVAAIKVGHPGDEDTMLGPLVTQKQYERVQSYIRLGIEEGAELLTGGEGHPEGMDHGYFVKPTVFVNVTNDMRIAREEIFGPVLSILTYRTEEEAIDIANDTVYGLHGYVSGADRERANRVASQIVAGRVFINGLYDEPRAPFGGFKQSGIGREFGPYGLEAYVEPKAIIGYDVPVHENTQR
- a CDS encoding MFS transporter, which gives rise to MAATPDTQNSTSKASKIQLFSLSSPQMRAFHLTWMAFFVCFFAWFACAPLMPVIKGQLGLTVQQIANINIAAVAVTILVRLVIGPLCDRYGPRKAYTGLLLIGALPVIGVGFAQTYETFLFFRLCIGAVGASFVITQYHTSVMFAPNVVGTANAATAGWGNAGGGVAQGLMPLLLAAMLMLGVGDNLGWRVALLVPGLMMLAMAAVYWHFTQDCPQGNFDELRAAGIVIESGKKGGWASFRAASANYRVWMLFITYGACFGVEIFIHNIAAIYYVDHFGLSLKSAGIAAASFGLLALFARALGGIISDKVARVGGSGGLNRRATLLFVMMLGEGLGLLWFAHAGSVTLAVIAMLCFGLFTHMACGATYALVPFIDRKALGGVAGIIGAGGNVGAVLAGFLMKGLGDTQQTLSMLGVLVTISALCAVAVRFTASDKNDEPALAVGANNIPA
- the nirB gene encoding nitrite reductase large subunit NirB; the encoded protein is MNIIVIGHGMVGHKFLESLAESGAANLKVTVLCEEPRPAYDRVHLSEFFAGKSADDLSLVAPGFFDAGKSTVDFDLKLNAKAQNIDITGKTVTVNINGAVETLAYDKLVMATGSYPFVPTVAGNQRKDCFVYRTIEDLEAMLECGKRSKTGVVIGGGLLGLECAKALRDMNLETHVVEFAPRLMAVQVDESGGRILRQKIQDLGVTAHTQKNTLEIVDGKTGTHRMNFEDGTHLDTDMIVFSAGIRPRDELARESGLKVGDRGGIVIDNSCITSDPDVYAIGECALWNGKIFGLVAPGYDMARTAAKHMLAHLNDAAEVQQFNGADMSTKLKLMGVDVASIGDPHGKEAGARSYQFTDERKQIYKKIVVSESGKHLLGAVMVGDAAEYGTLLQMMLNRIELPESPEFLILPQADGKAKVGLGVDALPDSAQICSCNNVSKGQLCAAVASGVTTIGELKSCTKAGTACGGCVPLVTQVMKAEMKKQGLAVNNHVCEHFPYSRQELHHLVRVNKIKSFGDLLAQHGKGLGCDVCKPVAANILASCWNDFVLKKEHASLQDSNDYFLGNIQKDGTYSVVPRMAGGEVTPDGLIAVGQVAKKYGLYTKITGGQRVDLFGARVEQLPDIWEELIAAGFETGHAYGKSLRTVKSCVGSTWCRYGVDDSVGLAIELENRYKGLRSPHKIKFGVSGCTRECAEAQGKDVGIIATEKGWNLYVCGNGGMKPRHAELIASDLDKATMIRYIDRFLMFYVRTADRLQRTSTWRDNLEGGLDYLKSVVIDDKLAIAAELEADMQHVVDTYECEWKKAVTDPETRKRFRHFVNSKEADQNVKFVDERGQIRPATVAERKLIDIPVVAEAI
- the nirD gene encoding nitrite reductase small subunit NirD — translated: MHSDRQLNHCEHWTEVCDIADIVPNTGVCALIGSEQVAVFHVIDGAHNETRVFAIGNYDPNAEASVLSRGLVGSIGERIVVASPIYKQHFDLQTGECIEAPEHSVSAYPARVEHGKVWVGA
- a CDS encoding NAD(P)/FAD-dependent oxidoreductase, yielding MTVVPAPAELPIASAKKPSLVVIGNGMAGMRTVEELLKLAPDLYDITVFGAEPHGNYNRILLSPVLAGDKSIDDIMLNTRDWYVQNNITLHAGDPVERIDRRRRIVRSQAGIEIEYDRLLLATGSKPFIIPVPGHELPGVIAFRDIQDVQTMLDAARNHRHAVVIGGGLLGLEAANGLLRQGMDVTVVHVTDSLMNQQLDKPAAALLKKALEMKGLRFLLNAQTDAIVGPDRVTAVRFKDGSEIPADLVVMTAGVRPNISLAKDAGLHCDRAIVVDDTLQTYDPRIYAVGECVQHRKATFGLVAPIWDQARVCGAHLAGAGHRRYVQQATATKLKVTGVDLYSAGDFIGAEDTEDLVLRDPRRGIYKRLVLQGSRLIGAVLYGDVKDGPWYFDLIQKGGDISAIRHQLLFGQAISGQTQSDTQRQTKTIQAA